Genomic window (Neurospora crassa OR74A linkage group VI, whole genome shotgun sequence):
GGCCTCGTCTATGCTCTGGTGCTGCGTGGTCTTGTGTCGTTGGGACTGCCTTTCTGCCTCTACCTCTCCTGCCTTGCGCCGCCTCCTCTTATCCTCTCGTTGTCTCTACCACATTGTCGATCACGCCGTCTTCCACGGCCATCCTCGTTTCTCGAGCCGATCAGTCAATCAGTTGAATCAGGTTGCTAACCTCTCTCATCCAAATTATAGCTCTACCTTTCCCTCTACCTCGAATTGGTTCCCCTTCCGGCTCTTGTCCAGACAGCGATTGTGCCTGTGGTATGTCTTTTCCAGCccaccaccccaccccaTTCCCCCAAATATCCAACACCCACGACCGAACAACCGACCGACCGGCCCCATTGCATGTATATGTATGGCAATGAATGCTAACCATAACAAACATAGCTCCCCTTCTGGGCCCTCGTCTCCTTCGGCGCCTGGGTCCTCTTCCGCCTCGGCTGGGGCATGCTCACCTTCCGCGACACGCCCGAGGCCTACAAGGAGCTGATGGAGGAGATCAAGCTTGCACAGGCGGACCTGAGGGCCAAGGGCGTCAGTGTCGATTAAGCGGCGTTGTTGCTAGCGGGAGGAGGCAACATTGATGAGTTGGGCAGATACGGAATCATgcgaaagaaagaggaagaaaattattaaggacgTTATGGGGTAATGTTTGGGTGTGTGTGCATGTGGAAGAGGTAGTGTTGAAAATAAGATAATGATATCAAAGCAACGCTGTTGCGGGAGACGTGTGGTAAATGTGCCTTGTAAGTGGTATTCAAGACCTCAAGCACGCCGTGGAAGCTCGAAGAGGCCGTGAAATGTATAAGTCTGCTCCTTGACCTGAATACGTCTTGCAAACCAAGTTACTTCCAATTCCTTAGCCCGAGTAACATGCTTTTCTTGTCAATCATGGTATGGATGAATACCCCCAGCCTGACTATGCGACCCCCAACTAGTAATACCATGCTCCGTCAACACCCGTCTTTGgggggtttgtttgt
Coding sequences:
- a CDS encoding dolichyl-phosphate mannosyltransferase polypeptide 3, encoding MTRAQQTISIALLVSSLYLSLYLELVPLPALVQTAIVPVLPFWALVSFGAWVLFRLGWGMLTFRDTPEAYKELMEEIKLAQADLRAKGVSVD